The Marinomonas sp. CT5 genome contains the following window.
CGCGGTCTTTTCGGCCACTTCATCGGATAACACATTGAGAGCTTGCCCTGTCGACCAAGCCGTGACCAGAATTTGGCAGGCTCTTTCTAGTGTCCAAATATCATCGAATGCGATACCGATATCCGAGCTTGTGACCATCACGCCGTGATTGCCCATCAGCAGTCTGCTGTTGTTGGCGAGTAACCCAGATAATCGAGCGCCTTCTTCTTCGGTATCGGCCATGCCACCAAACATGGTGTCAACAGAGACCCGATTGAAATAGCGTGCGGTGTTTTGATCGATAGGAGGAATATTCGGCGATTTCATTGTGGAAATGGCCGTTGTGTACACAGGGTGCAGGTGCATAGCCACACGTACATGAGGCAGGCGTTGGTGCAACTGACCGTGAATAGACCAAGCCGTCGCATCGACTTCTGGTCGTTCTGCGTTGGATGCATCGTCGGCGTCCAAGAGCAATAAGTCACTCGCTTTGATTTGAGAAAAGTGTTTCCACTTTGGGTTGAGTAAAAACTGTTTGCCGTCATCGGATACGGCCGCACTGAAATGATTGGCGACGGCTTCGTGCATCCCCAAATGGGCAATGATGCGAAAGGATGCGGCAAGATCGATACGGAGCGTTTCTTCGATTGAAAGAGCCATAGGTGCCTCCCAAAAAAAGCGTACGCAGATGACTGCGTACGCTTTGACGTTGTTTAGTTAGACATCAGTGTTTTGAGGTCTTCTTCAGTTGGCGCTTGGAAGTGGTATTTCTTAAGTAGCGCTTCGTATTCCGGTGTCTTTTTGTATTTTTCCAGACCAGCAATTAATGCTTCTTTTACTTCATCGTTGCCTTTCTTAACGCCAAAGCCGTTTAGTACTGGGTAGAGTAAGGTGTCCGACGATAAAGTCACGCGATTGCCTAAGCGTTCAACAATACCACCTGCTACCGCGGCATCAGTGATTTGTGCATCAATGGCACGAGACAACATGGCTTGTGTGGTTTGTGGGTCCGTTGGATATTCATTGATCTTTATTGGTTCTAAACCATTGGCTTCACAGTATTCAGCAGAGACTTTTCTTACGGGTTTCAACCATGCCGTTCCTGCCATAGAGCCGATAGTGTGTCCGCAGAAATCTTCAGGGGTTTTAGGTTGGTAGTCGCTGCCTTTAACCGACAAAATAGATACGCCACTTTTTAGGTAAGGAATCATATCAATGACTTTTAAACGTTCTTCCGTGATGTACATAGCCGAGTTGGTGATATCAAAACGGCCGCCACGTAAACCTGGGATCAAGTTCGCCCAACGTGTATCAAGAGTGACAGACTCTCGTCCCATGACTTTCGCTAAGCCGTCTAAGAATTCGATATCAAATCCCGCTGGCTTGTTATCTTTCATATATTCATAAGGGTAAAAAGTGACATCAGAGCCCGCAATGATCTTGCCACTTTCCTTAAAGGCCATGGCATTCATCGAAGAAACGGTTAATAGCGCTCCGGCCGCTCCTAGGGCGAAAGAGCGAAGAGTTTTGCCGTGATTTTTTTTAAGCATAGTCATATTTTGAGTTCCTTTTGAGTGATATAGAGAGTCTGGTTTTTTTAATCATTAAGTTAGTGAAACGTCCTTGAGGAAAGATTCAATTCTTGGGTTGTTTCCTTCACGAAGGACTTGGGGGGAGTTGTCACAGACCACTCGACCTTGTTCCATAAAGACGACACGGTCTGATACTTTGAAGGCAAAGCTCATTTCGTGTGTCACGATCACCATAGTGATGCCTTCTTGCGCTAAATCCTCGATGACTTGTAAAACTTCATTCACTTTCTCTGGATCCAGTGCCGAGGTGGGCTCATCAAATAGCATGATTTGAGGGCGCATCATCAGCGCTCGAGCAATAGCAACACGCTGTTGTTGGCCGCCCGACAATTGATGAGGGTACTTCCAAACATGGTCTAACATGCCCACTTTATAAAGCAGTTGGTAAGCTTGCATTTCCAAGTCTTTACGAGTGCCCATTTTGTGATAACGAGGGGCCAACATAAGGTTTTCAAGCACGGTTAAGTGTGGGAATAAGTTGAAACTTTGGAATACCATGCCAATTTGCGTGCGCAGCTCCGCATTCTCCACAAAGCGTGTTTTGTCTGGGCTTGAACGTAGTAGCTTTAAGAAAGGCTGGCCGTTCAGATCAATAGCACCATTATCCAACTGCTCAAGTCCGTTAAGCAGACGAATTAAGGTGGTTTTTCCTGAGCCAGATGGCCCTATAACCGACACGACTTCTCCGCTATTAATGCTCAAGTTGACTGAGCCAAGTACTTCTACATTATTAAAGGCTTTGTGGAGTTTGGTCGCTTTTAAGGCTGGGCCGTCATAACTCGTTGTTGGCGTAATGGTGGCGGCCGGTGCATTTTTTACTTGCTCAATGAATTCAGCAGAAGGCTGCTTGGTGGTTTTGCGCTTGGTAACGTCAAGGTAGTTTTCTAATTTACCGAGCAGAAAATCAAATACAGTAACGATCAGCACATAATAAATGGCAACCGCGGCCATGGTTTCTAGGACTAAGAAGTTTTGCGTATAAAGACGCTGACCCACCATGAGCACTTCTGTCAAAGAAATGACCGATACTAAAGAGGATAACTTCACAATCGAGATGAATTCATTCGTCAGAGAAGGCAATGCTACTCGCAGGGCTTGTGGAATCACAATTAACCATTGAGCACCGGCAAACCTAATACCTAAGGCTCTAGCCGCTTCACTTTGCCCTTTAGGGATAGAGAGCAGACCACCACGATGAATTTCGGCAACATAGGCACTTTCACACATCACCATCGCGATTAAGCCCGCCCAAAATGGGTCTGAGAGAAGGCCACCGGTGGAGGGGAACAATTGCGGCATGTTGTATACGAAAATGAGCAGTACCAATAAAGGCAAGCTACGAAACAGCCAAATATAAAATTTTGATGGTGCGTTGAACACAACCAGTTTAGATTGTTTACCTAACGCCAATACAAATCCTACAATGATGCTTAGCACCCAACTTGCAAGACTAAGCTTTACCACTGTCCAGCTTGCCCACCAAAAGTCAGAGAAGCTAAACAAGCTAAACAAGTAGTTCCAATCGAACATCATAAAATGATCACCTTACTTCCAGAAAAATAATCAGGTACTGCTTCATATCAAGGAAATGAAACGGCTAATCTGCTTAATCACTATGGAGCGATATCAGGAAGTCAGGCAATTACAATTTTCTTCTCTTCTAGTTTTAAAAAAACTATCTAGTACCAGCCTCTGTCATATTAAAAAAATCATGCACTCAATTAGTTAATTGAATCTTTTCGAAGGCTTTTTTTGCACCAAAAAAGCTCAAGAAAAAACAGGCCTTTTGCTTATGGTCGTTTCGATTTTGGCGGGTGAATTTAAAAATGTTTTAAAAAACAAATGTTTGATTCTGGTTGACGTATTTAGATAGGGGCTGGCATTTGCATTGCTAAGTAAAAAACTATGTAGTTAATAGTATAAAAGACATTTTTTAAATTCAGGTGAGTCATGTATGAGATATTTTACCTTAAAGCAGCTTAATTACTTCACCACTGTCGTGGACACCGAAAGTATTGCCGAGGCATCGAGAAAGCTTCACATTGCTCAGCCTTCTATTTCCATTGCGATCAAAAATTTAGAAGATTCTTTTGGTCAGCAGTTGCTGATTAGGCATCATGCTCAAGGTGTTTCTTTAACGCCCAGTGGCCGTCGTTTTTATGATAAAGCCCGGGAGTTATTGCGCTTTTCACACGAGTTTGAACAAAACACCTTAGCGAACAGCGACACGACCAGCGGAAAAATCTCCATCGGCAGTTTTGAGTCCGTTGCCCCATTGTATATTCCTAAACTGATTGCTGGTTTTAAGCGTCAATATCCTGATATTGAAATACAGCTCATGGATGGCGAACAGCATGAAATCATGGTGGGTCTGCATCGAGGTCAATTTGATATGGCTTTTTTATATGACCTAGAGTTGGATAACTCGATAAGAAAAGAACCGCTAAATGCCCCTCATAAACCTTATGCCTTGTTACCAGTGGATCATCCTTTGGCGGCGAATCCCACTGTCACCTTAGAAGCTTTGAGCCGTGAACCTATGGTGTTGTTAGACGTGATCCCGAGTCGAAATTATTTTTTGAGTATTTTTACTGAAAAAGGCTTACATCCTGAGGTGGCCTACACGTCACCTTCAATTGAAATGGTGCGTTGTATGGTGGGGCAAGGTCAGGGGTTTTCGGTGTTGGTTACGCGCCCTTGTTCCAAAATGACTTACGATGGTCAAGAGTTGGCTTATGTTGAAATTGAAGATGAGATGGAAAGTTCCGCTTTGATTATGGCGCATTTGAAAACCAATGAACCCACCAAACCGGCCCGCTTATTTATGGACTATTGCCGGGCTTTTGACCTAGATAACAACATGGAGGTAGTCGGTTGATGGTATTTGTGACTTTCTCATAAATTTGGGTCGCAAATGTGTTTGGTTAATATTTTATCTATCTAGATCGTATATTAATAATAATTTACTGAGGTTATAGGCTGCCATAAGCTGATTTTAATCCCCGATGGGAACGTATAAATCCGTATAAAAGGCGAGCATAAATGACAGCTAAAATCCAACATATTGACACTCTTATTGTGGGTGCGGGCCAGGCAGGCATCGCTATGAGCGAACACCTTACTCGCCAAAACGTACCTCACATTGTATTAGAAAAAAGTCGTATAGCCGAAGCATGGCGTACTCGACGTTGGGATTCATTAGTGGCGAATGGGCCAGCTTGGCATGACCGCTTTCCAGGGCTAGAGTTTCCTAACGTCGACCCAGACTGCTTTGTGAAAAAAGACAGTGTTGCAGATTACTTTGAAGCGTATGCGGAAAAATTCGAAGCGCCTGTTCATACCGGTGTCGAAGTTCACAGCGTAACCCAAGAGCAAGGCGTTAGCGGCTTTAAGGTGGTGACCTCTGAAGGCGTTTATCAAGCTCAGCGCGTGGTATCCGCGACAGGCCCTTTTCAAACGCCTGTGATTCCGGCAATCGCACCCAAAAATCCCGATCTGTATCAAATCCATTCTGCTGATTATCGTAACCCTGAGCAATTGCCAGAAGGCGCGGTCATGGTGGTCGGTGCTGGCTCTTCTGGTGTGCAAATCGCCGATGAACTGCTGCAATCTGGTCGTAAAGTGTATCTTTCTGTTGGCCCACATGATCGTCCACCACGTAGTTACCGTGGCCGCGACTTTGTCTGGTGGTTAGGTGTATTAGGGTTGTGGGATGCCGCGGCAAATGAGCCTGGAAAAGAGCACGTTACCATTGCGGTTAGTGGCGCCTTGGGAGGCAAAACCATTGATTTCCGTAAGCTCGCAAAAGAAGGCATGAATTTAGTCGGCCGCACGCAATCCTTTGAAGGAGATCATGCGATTTTTGGTGCTGATCTAGCGACAAATATCCGCGAAGGGGATCAAAACTATTTGTCTCTTTTGCGCCAAGCGGATGAGTATATTGCTAAAAATGGCTTAGATCTCCCTGAAGAGCCAGAAGCTCATCAATTACTCGAAGATCCAGATTGTATGACCAACCCGATACTGGATTTAAACCTGAGTGAAGCTGGCGTTACCTCAATCATTTGGGCGACAGGTTACTCAACCGAATATAACTGGTTAGAAGTGGACGCGTTTGATGAAAAAGGTCAACCCGATCACCACCGTGGTGTATCTAAAGCGGCGGGCATCTACTTTCTTGGGCTGCCTTGGCTTTCTCGACGCGGTTCAACCTTTATCTGGGGTGTCTGGCACGATGCGAAATATATAGCGGACCAAATCGTCATTCAGCGCCAATACCAACATTATCCAGATCAAGCTTAATTGGGAGAGCATTATGCCAACGCACACTCGTATCCGAATGTTTAATACAAAAGAGACATATCCGAATCAAACCCTTGATAACGATCTCTGTCAGGCTGTCGTAGCGGGCAATACTGTCTACGTTCGAGGCCAAGTTGGAACGGATTTTGACGGCAACCTTGTTGGTTTAGGGGATCCTCAAGCCCAAGCCGAACAGGCGATGAAAAACGTTAAGCAGTTGTTGGAAGAAGCCGGCAGTGACTTATCGCATATCGTTAAAACGACGACTTACATTACCGATCCAAGGTTTAGAGAGCCTGTTTACCGTGAAGTCGGTAAATGGTTAAAAGGCGTGTTTCCTATTTCTACTGGTTTGGTGGTCGCTGGTTTGGCGCAGCCACAGTGGTTGATGGAAATTGATGTGATTGCCGTGATTCCAGAAACGGATAAATAAGGAGAATTCATATGACGATATCGATAACAGCGTATTGTCCTGATTCGGGCCAATTTGGTATTGCGATCAGCTCTTCTAGTATTGCGGTTGGAGCGCGTTGTCCTTGGTTAATGGCGGGTGTGGGAGCGGTATCTAGTCAGAACATCACGCTGCCAGTCTTAGGGCAAAAAACGCTCGATCAATTGAGTGCAGGCAGCTCGGCGGATCAAGCGCTTAAAGCCGCTTTGGCCCAAGACACCTTTAGTGCTTATCGACAAGTGACCGTGATTGATGCAAATGGCGAGGCCGCCTGTTTCAGTGGCACAGAAACATTAGGTGTGCATCACATGAAGAAAGGCATTAACTGCGTTGCCGCAGGCAACATGCTGTCTGATTCATCCGTGATAGATGCCATGGTAGCCGGGTTTGAAAGTGCTACAGGTGAATTAACAAGCCGTTTGTTGGAAGCCCTCAAGGCAGGTATTCAGCACGGTGGCGAAGCGGGACCTGAGCATTCTGCGGCAGTGAAAGTCGTGGATGATTATCCTTGGCCGCTCGTTGATTTGCGCGTTGATTGGGCCGATGAAAACCCAGTCGATGAGCTGATGGCTTTATGGCAAGACTATGAGCCGCAGATGAACGCGTATGTCACCAGAGCGCTTGATCCTCGTAAAGCGCCTAGCTACGGTGTTCCAGGTGATGAGTAAGACCCAAGAAACGCATCATGCCAGCGTACGCTCATTGTTGAGTACCTTGTTGTCTTTTGATACCACGAGTCGTGAATCGAACCTTAAATTGATTGAGTTTATCCAAGACTACCTTGATAAACTTGGTGTGGAATCGACCCTGATTTATAACGACGAACGTACCAAAGCCAACTTGTATGCTCGACTTGGGCCTGCTGGCGATGGTGGGGTGATGCTGTCTGGGCATACCGATGTCGTTCCTGTTGATGGTCAGAAATGGACCTGTCAGCCATTTGAATTGACGGAACAAGACGGCAAATACTACGGTCGAGGCAGCGCGGATATGAAGGGCTATCTCGCCTGTGTGCTGGCGATGATGCCGAGTTTTCAGTCGAAAACATTGAGAATGCCGGTCTATCTTGCCTTCTCCTATGACGAAGAAGTTGGCTGTTTAGGCGTACGCAGCTTAATTGATCACCTAAATACCTCTCTTGAAAAGCCTGCTTTATGCATTATCGGTGAACCGACCAGTATGAAACCTGTGTACGGTCACAAAGGTAAAGTGGCTATGCGCTGTAAGGTGCATGGTAAAGCGTGTCATTCCGCCTATGCGCCAGAAGGTGTCAACGCCATTGAGTACGCCGCGCAGATGATTTCACAGCTGTCTACCTTGGCCGAACCTTTGAAGCAGCAAGTGGACGATCGCTTTGATCCACCCTACAGTACCTTGCAAACTGGGGTGATTAAAGGCGGCATTGCTTTGAACATCGTACCGGAGTTCTGTCAGTTTGATGTGGAGATGCGCTACTTACCTGGGGTCAACGCACAAGAAACATTTGATTCATTAGCCGACTACGCTAAGCAGACGTTAGAACCTAAGATGAAGGCCATTTCAGAGGACTCGACGATTGAGCTAGAAGCTTTGTCGGCGTATCCACCACTGTTAACCGATAAACAGTCTGAATTCGCTCAATGGATGGCTCAATGGGCTGAAAGCGAAGCATTTCAAACGGTGGCCTTTGGGACGGAAGGCGGGCTCTTTGACGAAGCGGGGGTCGCCACTATGGTGTGTGGTCCGGGTAGCATGGATCAAGGACATAAGCCGGATGAGTTTGTTTCTATTGAGCAAATACAACAATGCTCGAAAATGTTGCAAAACCTATGTGACTGGCTGACTACTGAGTAACAATACCTACTAAAAAAGCCAGCGTGTTTGTATAAAACACGCAGGCTTTTTTTTGTATTCATCAGTCGTTTCGAGAATTAAAGCACCGCACCGATAAATTGTTTCAGTTCATCGGTCTGCGGGTTAGATAACAGCGTTTTAGAATCCCCTTGTTCCCAGACTTTGCCTTGGTGCATGAAGACTACTCGGCTACCAACATCGCGGGCGAAGTTCATTTCATGGGTCACCAGTACTAAGGTGATGCCTTCTTCTGCCAGTTGTTCGAGCACTTTTAATACTTCGCCAACCAGTTCAGGGTCGAGTGCAGACGTAATTTCATCGCACAGTAGGACTTTTGGTGACATGGCTAAAGCGCGGGCAATAGCGACACGTTGTTGCTGTCCACCGGATAGTTTTTCTGGAAAACTGTCGAATTTTTCGGCCAGTCCTACTTTTTCTAGCATGGCACGGGCCGTTTTTTCAGCTTCGGCTTTGCTTTTCTTTAACACGATCGTCGGTGCGAGCATGACGTTTTCGCCCACTGTCATGTGTGGGAAAAGATTGAAGTTTTGGAAGATCATTCCAACACTCAGTGCAAGGCGACGTACTTGAATGTCTTCACTGGTGACCTCTTTTCCATCAACCGTAATACCGCCGTCTTGGTATTGCTCCAAGCCATTAATGCAGCGCAATAGAGTACTTTTACCTGAACCACTCTTGCCGATGATAGACACCACTTCGCCCGCTTTGATATCGAGATCAATGCCTTTTAGCACATGGTGTTCGCCATAGTATTTATGGACTTGATGTAAGTTAACGAGAGACATTGAATTTTTTCTCCAGATGCTTGCTGTACAAAGACAATGGATAACAAAGTACAAAATAAATAAGAGCGACTAGGGTGAATATTTTGAAGGGTTCAAAGGTGGCATTGTTTAACATGGTGCCTACTTTCGTTAGCTCCACAAAACCAATCACCGATGCCAAGGCCGTGCCTTTAATTACCTGAACAGAAAAACCGACCGTTGGTGCCGTCGCGACACGAATCGCTTGTGGCAAGATAATAAAACGCAAGGTTTGTAAGAAGCTCAAGCCCAAACAGCGGCTGGCTTCCCATTGGCCTTTTGGCAATGTATCGATACAGCCACGCCAGATTTCTACTAGAAAGGCACTGGTGAAAAATGTCAGTGACAAAATAGCGGCGCTCCATGCTGAGATTTCGTAACCCAACATAGACAAACCAAAGAAGCACAAGAACATCTGCATCAATAGTGGTGTGCCTTGAAAGAGTTCCACATAAATTTTTACGATGCGCTGCAGGATTGGGTTACGTGTCAAACGCATGGCGGTTAAGGCCAATGCGACCGTTGTGCCACCTATAAACGCTGCGAGTGATAATAAAATCGTCCATTGTGTCGCAAACATCAGATTGCGCAGAATGTCGTAGTTAGAAAATTCGATCATTGAGTTTCCCTCATTTTACTTATTGAATGCTTTTTAATGGGACGTTCGATAAGCAAATAGGCGTTTTCCTAAGGCATTAAAAGCAAATCTCAGCAGAATCGATAAGCCAAGATAGAGCAAGGCGGTAACTAAATAGCTTTCAAAAGCACGGAAGTTTCGAGATTGCACAAGGTTGGCTGCGTAAGTTAAGTCTTGTACGGAAATTTGTGAAATTACCGCTGACCCCAGCATAACGATGATGCATTGGCTGGTGAGCGCAGGGTAAATTTTTTCAAACGCTGGAATGAAAATCACGCGAGTTAGGGTTTGGCGAAAGTTAAGCCCCAACACTTTTGCCGCTTCCATCTGACCTTTGGAAATACTCGCAAGGCCCGCTCGAATGATTTCTGTACTATAAGCACCAAGGTTAATGGTCAGTGCAATCATGCTGGCTTGCCATGGTGTTAACATCACGCCAATGGCAGGCAAACCAAAGAAGATAAAAAACAATTGGACAATAAAGGGCGTGTTACGAATAAGCTCGACATACACACTGACGATGCGTTGACTGGCTCGGTTGCCGTATTGGCGTACGGTCGCGCAGACCGTACCCAATATCACACCCAAGATCGTCGTCAGTACAGTGAGTTCAACCGTGGTTTTTAAACCACTTAAGAACACGTCGCTGTATTGCAAAAGATCTGAGAAATACAACATAGCGAAACCTTATGCGCCGAAGCCTTTAGGTAATGGAGCTTTTAACCACTTCATTGAAATCTCGTTTAGTTCACCCGATGCTAAAGCCGCTTTAATGAGCTCATTAACTTTCGCTTGTAGAGCTGTTTCGCCTTTTGCCATACCGATATAGCAAGGAGAGTTTTTCAGCATGAATTTGTTTTCAGGAGCACGTTTTGGTTGACGTTTTGCGATCTCAGCGGCAACCAAGTTACCGGTAGCGATCAAGTTAACTTGGCCAGAAAGGTAAGCGGTCAAGGTCGTGTTGTTGTCTTCAAAGCGACGAACATTGACGGATTTTGGTGCATTTTTTTCCAGCTCCAAATCTTCCACCGAACCGCGTGTTACGCCCACTGTTTTATTCGCTAGTTCTTCAATTTTGTTTACAGATACATCTTTAGAGCCAAATACGCCAAGGAAGAAAGGAGCGTATGGTGTCGAAAAGTCGATGGCTTTTTCGCGCTCTGGGTTTTTGCCAAGACTCGAAATAACCAAATCGACTTTTTTCGTTTGTAGGTAAGGAATGCGGTTTGCGCTTGTCACTGGGATTATTTCGATTTTTACGCCCATCTCGTCTGCAATGTAATTAGCCATGTCCACATCGATACCTTGTGGTTTCAAATTGGTGCCAATTGAGCCAAACGGAGGGAAGTCTTGAGGGACCGCAATACGAATCAGGTTACGATCTTTTATGTCTTGTAATACATCAGCCGTTGCATTTAGTGCGCTGAATCCAGCAGCGATGATCAGGGTTTTACTGAGTAGTTTGGTCAATCTTTTCATGGGTGAGGGTTCCTATTTGTTTAGTGAATGCCTGAAACGCAATTTGCAACACCCATGCCAACATGAAACAAAAGTTTCTTATCTATTGATTTGTGTAACAAATAACGGCAAATACCATACTTAACTCTAGACGCAAGCCGATGCACTTATAAAAACTATTTGAGGAATTGATGATTTTGAGCTGTATTTTATGCGCCAATATGGGGCGAGGTGGTTTTTTTGGTGCGCTATTAGCTCTGGCCGTGTTTTTTTATGGCTCAGTGAGTTGTCTGGTGGGAAAGCGATAAACTAAGTTGGCAGCTTAATGATAATCTATTACCGTAGAGCAAAATATTTCCC
Protein-coding sequences here:
- a CDS encoding class II aldolase and adducin N-terminal domain-containing protein → MALSIEETLRIDLAASFRIIAHLGMHEAVANHFSAAVSDDGKQFLLNPKWKHFSQIKASDLLLLDADDASNAERPEVDATAWSIHGQLHQRLPHVRVAMHLHPVYTTAISTMKSPNIPPIDQNTARYFNRVSVDTMFGGMADTEEEGARLSGLLANNSRLLMGNHGVMVTSSDIGIAFDDIWTLERACQILVTAWSTGQALNVLSDEVAEKTAQDWEKITDFSRRHFEEMKALMIKQDPSVLD
- a CDS encoding ABC transporter substrate-binding protein, which translates into the protein MTMLKKNHGKTLRSFALGAAGALLTVSSMNAMAFKESGKIIAGSDVTFYPYEYMKDNKPAGFDIEFLDGLAKVMGRESVTLDTRWANLIPGLRGGRFDITNSAMYITEERLKVIDMIPYLKSGVSILSVKGSDYQPKTPEDFCGHTIGSMAGTAWLKPVRKVSAEYCEANGLEPIKINEYPTDPQTTQAMLSRAIDAQITDAAVAGGIVERLGNRVTLSSDTLLYPVLNGFGVKKGNDEVKEALIAGLEKYKKTPEYEALLKKYHFQAPTEEDLKTLMSN
- a CDS encoding amino acid ABC transporter permease/ATP-binding protein, whose product is MMFDWNYLFSLFSFSDFWWASWTVVKLSLASWVLSIIVGFVLALGKQSKLVVFNAPSKFYIWLFRSLPLLVLLIFVYNMPQLFPSTGGLLSDPFWAGLIAMVMCESAYVAEIHRGGLLSIPKGQSEAARALGIRFAGAQWLIVIPQALRVALPSLTNEFISIVKLSSLVSVISLTEVLMVGQRLYTQNFLVLETMAAVAIYYVLIVTVFDFLLGKLENYLDVTKRKTTKQPSAEFIEQVKNAPAATITPTTSYDGPALKATKLHKAFNNVEVLGSVNLSINSGEVVSVIGPSGSGKTTLIRLLNGLEQLDNGAIDLNGQPFLKLLRSSPDKTRFVENAELRTQIGMVFQSFNLFPHLTVLENLMLAPRYHKMGTRKDLEMQAYQLLYKVGMLDHVWKYPHQLSGGQQQRVAIARALMMRPQIMLFDEPTSALDPEKVNEVLQVIEDLAQEGITMVIVTHEMSFAFKVSDRVVFMEQGRVVCDNSPQVLREGNNPRIESFLKDVSLT
- a CDS encoding LysR substrate-binding domain-containing protein — encoded protein: MRYFTLKQLNYFTTVVDTESIAEASRKLHIAQPSISIAIKNLEDSFGQQLLIRHHAQGVSLTPSGRRFYDKARELLRFSHEFEQNTLANSDTTSGKISIGSFESVAPLYIPKLIAGFKRQYPDIEIQLMDGEQHEIMVGLHRGQFDMAFLYDLELDNSIRKEPLNAPHKPYALLPVDHPLAANPTVTLEALSREPMVLLDVIPSRNYFLSIFTEKGLHPEVAYTSPSIEMVRCMVGQGQGFSVLVTRPCSKMTYDGQELAYVEIEDEMESSALIMAHLKTNEPTKPARLFMDYCRAFDLDNNMEVVG
- a CDS encoding NAD(P)/FAD-dependent oxidoreductase, translating into MTAKIQHIDTLIVGAGQAGIAMSEHLTRQNVPHIVLEKSRIAEAWRTRRWDSLVANGPAWHDRFPGLEFPNVDPDCFVKKDSVADYFEAYAEKFEAPVHTGVEVHSVTQEQGVSGFKVVTSEGVYQAQRVVSATGPFQTPVIPAIAPKNPDLYQIHSADYRNPEQLPEGAVMVVGAGSSGVQIADELLQSGRKVYLSVGPHDRPPRSYRGRDFVWWLGVLGLWDAAANEPGKEHVTIAVSGALGGKTIDFRKLAKEGMNLVGRTQSFEGDHAIFGADLATNIREGDQNYLSLLRQADEYIAKNGLDLPEEPEAHQLLEDPDCMTNPILDLNLSEAGVTSIIWATGYSTEYNWLEVDAFDEKGQPDHHRGVSKAAGIYFLGLPWLSRRGSTFIWGVWHDAKYIADQIVIQRQYQHYPDQA
- a CDS encoding RidA family protein, producing the protein MPTHTRIRMFNTKETYPNQTLDNDLCQAVVAGNTVYVRGQVGTDFDGNLVGLGDPQAQAEQAMKNVKQLLEEAGSDLSHIVKTTTYITDPRFREPVYREVGKWLKGVFPISTGLVVAGLAQPQWLMEIDVIAVIPETDK
- a CDS encoding DUF1028 domain-containing protein, which produces MTISITAYCPDSGQFGIAISSSSIAVGARCPWLMAGVGAVSSQNITLPVLGQKTLDQLSAGSSADQALKAALAQDTFSAYRQVTVIDANGEAACFSGTETLGVHHMKKGINCVAAGNMLSDSSVIDAMVAGFESATGELTSRLLEALKAGIQHGGEAGPEHSAAVKVVDDYPWPLVDLRVDWADENPVDELMALWQDYEPQMNAYVTRALDPRKAPSYGVPGDE
- the argE gene encoding acetylornithine deacetylase; translation: MSKTQETHHASVRSLLSTLLSFDTTSRESNLKLIEFIQDYLDKLGVESTLIYNDERTKANLYARLGPAGDGGVMLSGHTDVVPVDGQKWTCQPFELTEQDGKYYGRGSADMKGYLACVLAMMPSFQSKTLRMPVYLAFSYDEEVGCLGVRSLIDHLNTSLEKPALCIIGEPTSMKPVYGHKGKVAMRCKVHGKACHSAYAPEGVNAIEYAAQMISQLSTLAEPLKQQVDDRFDPPYSTLQTGVIKGGIALNIVPEFCQFDVEMRYLPGVNAQETFDSLADYAKQTLEPKMKAISEDSTIELEALSAYPPLLTDKQSEFAQWMAQWAESEAFQTVAFGTEGGLFDEAGVATMVCGPGSMDQGHKPDEFVSIEQIQQCSKMLQNLCDWLTTE
- a CDS encoding amino acid ABC transporter ATP-binding protein: MSLVNLHQVHKYYGEHHVLKGIDLDIKAGEVVSIIGKSGSGKSTLLRCINGLEQYQDGGITVDGKEVTSEDIQVRRLALSVGMIFQNFNLFPHMTVGENVMLAPTIVLKKSKAEAEKTARAMLEKVGLAEKFDSFPEKLSGGQQQRVAIARALAMSPKVLLCDEITSALDPELVGEVLKVLEQLAEEGITLVLVTHEMNFARDVGSRVVFMHQGKVWEQGDSKTLLSNPQTDELKQFIGAVL
- a CDS encoding amino acid ABC transporter permease; this translates as MIEFSNYDILRNLMFATQWTILLSLAAFIGGTTVALALTAMRLTRNPILQRIVKIYVELFQGTPLLMQMFLCFFGLSMLGYEISAWSAAILSLTFFTSAFLVEIWRGCIDTLPKGQWEASRCLGLSFLQTLRFIILPQAIRVATAPTVGFSVQVIKGTALASVIGFVELTKVGTMLNNATFEPFKIFTLVALIYFVLCYPLSLYSKHLEKKFNVSR
- a CDS encoding amino acid ABC transporter permease; the protein is MLYFSDLLQYSDVFLSGLKTTVELTVLTTILGVILGTVCATVRQYGNRASQRIVSVYVELIRNTPFIVQLFFIFFGLPAIGVMLTPWQASMIALTINLGAYSTEIIRAGLASISKGQMEAAKVLGLNFRQTLTRVIFIPAFEKIYPALTSQCIIVMLGSAVISQISVQDLTYAANLVQSRNFRAFESYLVTALLYLGLSILLRFAFNALGKRLFAYRTSH
- a CDS encoding transporter substrate-binding domain-containing protein, which codes for MKRLTKLLSKTLIIAAGFSALNATADVLQDIKDRNLIRIAVPQDFPPFGSIGTNLKPQGIDVDMANYIADEMGVKIEIIPVTSANRIPYLQTKKVDLVISSLGKNPEREKAIDFSTPYAPFFLGVFGSKDVSVNKIEELANKTVGVTRGSVEDLELEKNAPKSVNVRRFEDNNTTLTAYLSGQVNLIATGNLVAAEIAKRQPKRAPENKFMLKNSPCYIGMAKGETALQAKVNELIKAALASGELNEISMKWLKAPLPKGFGA